Part of the Xenopus tropicalis strain Nigerian chromosome 3, UCB_Xtro_10.0, whole genome shotgun sequence genome, ggaggtGAAACCTCTCTCTTATTGGCCCTATTTATTAAGTTTGGAACATGCAATTATTATCCTATAATAATGTTATAAAGAAAGTGAAATGGAGTACTTTCAAAGAGAAATATATATGGCATACATACATGAAACCAACAGGCTCCTGAGAGTAAGATGTTTCAATTGTAAAAGATTTGTTTATGAGATAACTGCCAGTGGACAAGCCAAACCAATCCAGTACAATGCAGAGTCCTGCCAAGCCAGCTCTTCTGATAGCATAACATTTTCAATGCCATATAACTGGAAACAAGGCAGGggaaaattaatattttattgaaattaGACTAGAacccattcagggctgaatctgccCATCACATTGTTTTATCACTGTCCCCTTCTAGGGGTTAATGGCAGCGGTTCAAACTTGTGCCAGAAATCGGCGTCACGTGTCAGATATGTATTCACATCGGAATAGATAATTCTGGGAACATGAAAGGAAGCAGCGTTCTTAATTGCTGTAATTTGCAAAAACAGTTGGGAGCAGCGCTCAGCGTGACAATTTTAACGAAGGTTTGTAGGGTTAACTATCGacaggggggggggaaatgatgAGCTGGTCTGTGGTAGAGATTTTTTCTGCACATTGATTTGAACCTTATTTACCATGTCTAAATACCTGTAACGTATCTAAATACAAGAGGATACACTGATGCATTCTCCGctctagtttttttttccacagccTTACTCCTTTAAGATGATGTAATAGCTATTTCCCTGGATGGTTTCTTCCCTGCACTGCTTAAACAACAGCATCTCTGAACAGCTCTGGGAACTGTAGATCCACCCAGCTCATAGCAGCCGGAGCAGGCTCAGCATCAGAGCAGGAAGGCACCCAGAGCTGGAGAGAAGCGACTGCAGGCTGTTCTGCTGCTCTCTGCCCCTCTCAATCTCCCCCTCATTCTCTCTCAGCCTCCTTGGAACTATGCTACCATTTCTGCTTTTTTCTGGACTTGGCAAGCCCCATGCACATCTTGCTTTCAGCAGGCTGGTTGCTGAGATTTTGAGTTTGGAGCAAGGCATTTAGAAGCCAGCATCCCATCTGTAGCAAGATATCTCTCTTCAGTTGTGTGCTCTCCCATCAAGCATGCCCTATTCAGAGCTTGCCTTTACTTGCTGACTAATATACCTGAGACTTCTAGGCTGGAACTGCTTACCTTAAACTTTCCTAGACTTTACAGAACTCCATTCTACTCTGTCTTTATACTAAATTGGATTTCCTTTCCTATATACTTGGATTATGCATCTCAGGTATAGTTGGAAttcatatacattcatacacagtttttctttttttcttcatataGATATAGTTGGAATTCATATACAGCTTCTATTTCTTCTTCACAAAATTGCTGCTTTAATGCATAAGTATTTCTTTGATAGTGATTAAGCTGCATCATTCTGTATTATAAGTCAATGTACAATGTAACTGAAAAATGCAGCTGCAATTTAAAAGTAAATGCATATCTTATATAAACCACTACATGCATTCTGGCAATGACTCCCTGGCAGCCTGTGCTTTCTTCTAactctatgtttttttttccccagcagaTAACAGTTTGCTATACTTGCTGTGTGACCTTGCTCGAATGGTGCCTCTGTGGTGCTGTGCGAGGCTCCACTTGAAGCTATTTAGCAAGTGATTGCTCAAGTGGAATCAGTCTTCAAAGGAAAAGAACATCATTGCTTGTGTACAACTGACTTCATGAATACAAAGCCCAAGCGGGGAAGAAAAATTCCGGACCTCTGTCATCCTTGCTTctcttttttatttctgttttaatacTTCATGAAAGCTTTGCAGTCTGTTGTAGTTATCTAAAAGCACAATGGCTCTGAGTGGTAACTGTAGAACTTACGCTCCACCCAGAGACCAAGGGACTATTCTGCAGTCGTTCCCTGAGGTGGTAGAGCTGAATGTTGGTGGACAGGTTTATTTTACACGCCATGCCACCTTGACAAGTATACCACATTCCCTGCTGTGGAAAATGTTCACTTGCAAACGGGATTCTGTCAATGATTTGGCCAAGGATGCCAAGGGCCGGTTCTTTATTGACCGAGATGGCTTTCTTTTCCGTTATGTTCTCGATTATCTCAGGGACAGACAGGTCGTCTTGCCGGATCACTTCCCGGAAAGAGGAAGATTGAAAAGAGAAGCTGAATACTTCCAGCTTCCAGATTTGGTAAAACTCTTAATACCTGAAGAAGTCAAGCAGAGCCCAGATGATTACTGCCACAGTGATTATGAGGAAGTCTCCCAAGGGAGTGAAACCCGAATATGCCCATCTGCATCACTCATGCCTTCAGACAGGAAATGGGGTTTCGTCACAGTAGGGTACCGAGGATCATGCACCATGGGTAGGGAAAGCCAAGCGGATGCCAAGTTTCGAAGAGTTCCAAGAATATTGGTCTGTGGGAGAATCTCCCTAGCCAAAGAGGTTTTTGGGGATACATTAAATGAAAGCAGGGACCCAGACAGAGCCCCAGAAAAGTACACCTCCAGGTTTTATCTAAAATTCAAGCACCTAGAAAGAGCCTTTGACATGTTATCAGAGAGTGGATTCCTCATGGTGGCCTGCAATTCCTCAGTGACAGCTTCATTTGTTAACCAATACACTGATGACAAGATCTGGTCCAGTTACACCGAATATGTTTTCTACAGTAAGTACCAGCAAATCTTTCCATGCTTGCTTTCAAGAGCTGATTTACAGCCTAGCCTAGGATTTACAATGGATGCCACTAACTTACGCACTATATTAGCTGCACATCAAATGCTTTATCTAAGAGAAGCCAATAAAAGGGAATTgtttaatatgtaaaaaatgaaactgCAAGGTTTCACTACATTAGTTATTCAAGCTCGGAGCTCTTGCGTGtaataacaaaatgtatttttcatatcCAAACTAATTCTGTGCTCTAGGAGAAGAATCTCAATATAATTTCCAAATTGTGCTTTTGGCAGTGCTAATAATGCCAATGCGGAGCTATTATGGCTAGATGGCACCAGAGACTAGTGTATTGGCAGTCAGCATATTACTCGTGTCCAGATTCTTAAAGCAACAGGACATGTAATTTTGACACAGGCATTTACTGTTAAAAGAAGAGGTGAGCCTAAACGGTATTAAAGGAGGCTTTTTATCTCTTTGATTTGCATTTTGCTTGGAGGATGGTTGGTACATTACAGTGCTTGCATAGTCACTTATTTGAATTGTTACATTATTATAGCAGTAATAATAAAAGAATGATGCAGTTTGATTGTATATTAAACACTGATGTCATGGAGTGCTATACTTTAATTAAGTCcgttgaaaaacacagggaaaatgtataataaaataactGACTTTTATTCATCTGAGGGAATTAAAAAAGTCAGCATGGAGAACAGAACTCTGTACATCTAACAGCAGTTTATGGACAGGGTTAAAACTGAAGTTACAGCGAGGGTGATGTTAGGTCAAGGGTGGTGTTGCATAAGATTGTGATCCCTGGTCAGTACAGGGTTATATATTAATAGGAGCAGAGTATGAAGCAGGGACATTATAGTAATAGAATACTGAAATATTACTTTTTTGCAGTCTTAAATATACGTGATGTTATGCCTGTAATGGTATAGTTTTAGTACCTATATATCTGTATTCTGCCTTTCAGTTTAGATCCGTCTCTGTATAGCTATAATGTGCACAGGGCTATATGTGATGTTATTAAGAGCAGATCTCATTTAATTCTGGCACAGTGACCTGTCCAAGGTCAGAAACTGCTGGCACCCAGGAAATGTAACCAGCACCACCCTTTTTAATACAGTGAAACCAGCacaagcgtttttccactgccTGTGACTCTGTTTGTGGGTGTTGATTGATGATTGGGCGTTTCTAGCTGAATTGACATCAATCTCATCACTGTTTTTAGGAGGGTCCAAACAGGGCCACTTGTATGAGAAGTGAGCTTAATGTCGCCTGCAGAGTacgtttgtgtgtgagcacatgCTAATCTGTGTACATAAAGAATACAAAGGATTGCAGTCCCATTAACATATGTATTATAAAGAGGGCATTAATCAGCTACCAAAATCACTTTGATTAATTGTAAATATTATTGCAGTAAGACAAGTTAGTGAGAAAATGGCTTTACCATCAGCAGACTGTAGTTCCTGGCTAAATGTTGCAGAGCTGTGCATATAGTGCATGCCAGTGGCTTAGTGACTGAATAGGGCAGATGTACATTTGGCCAGGCCATTTGCAATACCCCTTATTCAACATTATGCTTTAGGGCAGTGCATTCAGGGAGGGATTCTGTTTCAGTGTGAAGGTTATATGCACCCACCAAGACACTATTTAGTAAGTGCTACTTCACTTTGTAGAGAAAAACTGAGGCATGTGTTCAAATTCACAACCACAGAGATTATGCCAGATGTCTTATCTTTGCCAATCAATATGGTAACTTATTCACATACTTACATGAAGAGAAGGAAGGTTCCGTTTACTGAACAAGCTATAGGTTTATTTGAATGGGCTTTTCCTTATGTTAATGTTAGTCATTTACTTTAATATTACTCATGGGTCAGGGTCATGTAATACGTTTTCTGTCATTGTTATagataaagataagtaataactgCCAATCAATGTTTTCTCTACAATAAATGATCTTCTAAATTCAGCAGGGACAGGAGGCCTTTCTCCCCTGCCTATACTCTTTCTGTTGCATTGTTAATAGATACATTGTTAATAGATTTAACATTATCTCTTCTTCACATCTCTATTGTCTTCAAGCACCAAAAATATTTTAGCATTATGGGACATTGAATATATTTAAAGCTATATCATATGTTGCATATATTTAAAGCTATCTCATAGGTTAAGGATTTCATGAAATCCATAAGCAACAGTTTGCAGCAATTTTAGCTGTTGTCACCCATTTCAGAATAGCATGATTACAACTCCACCACCACATATAGTACTTATTTGTATTATCATAACCGCTGAAAGGCTTGTGATGCTTCCCAGTGGTATGACTGTACCCTGCCTGCTCAAAAGTTAGAAATCACCAGTGTTATTCCCATCTTGCCACCAAACTTCTCAGTCTTGTTAGCATGGAGCTGTGACAGGAAGAGTGAAGAGAATGTTGCTTTCTCCTACAGGACATCCAGGGGACCAGGGAAAATGATAGCACATTATGATATGGTCAGCCACGGGGTACACTGAATATAACAGGCAGAGAGAACAGGAGATAGGAGATGGAGAAGGGAGaacaaggaggaggaggaagataGAGAAGGAAAGAGATTAAAAGTGATGAAGAGAGTAGGTGGGGACAGAGAGTAGTTAGAGAATTAAGAAGAGACAAAGTTTATCTGCAGTAGATTTCTAGTAATTATTATTTCAGTGTCTATTAATGCCatatttttgcattcagtaaTAGGCGGAGCATTGATCCTGTAGTCTTGATGAGGAAATTTAAGAAGCTTAATATGAGAACCATCTCTAAAATAAGTACAGTCCAGTAGAATTGATTAGTTATCTGAAACCACCTAGTTTATATTTTGGTGCTATCCCATCTCCAATAATATAAACCATTTACAGACCTTTAGCAAGTTATTGACAGCAATAGAGTGAGCTTATGGCCATGCAGCTTTGCACCTTGTAGTATTAGCTTGAATATCTATGGCATATTCTAGCAATGGTGAAAAGCTGTACTATTCAGTTGAATATAATATTGCCCCTGGGAATTGATCATAAGGGTTTTGCATGTTTTGGTATTTTCTTTtgaatacttaggggctgatttactaacccacgaatccgacccgaattggaaaagttccgacttgaaaacgaacattttgcgactttttcgtatttgttgcggttttttcggcgtctttacgaatttttcgttaccaatacgatttttgcgtaaaaacgcaagtttttcgtagccattacaaaagttgcgtaaaatctgccaatttttcgtagcgttaaaacttgcgcaaaaagttgcacttttttcgtagcgttaaaacttacgcgaaactttgcaccttttaagttttaacgctacgaaaaaggcgcgacttttcgcgtaagttttaacgctacgaaaaaagcgcaactttttacgcaacttttgtaatggctacgaaaaacttgcgtttttacgcaaaaatcgtattggtaacgaaaaattcgtaaagacgccgaaaaaatcgcaaaaaatacgaaaaaatcgcaaaataccgatcattacgaaaaaaacgcaatcggactcatttcgacccgttcgtgagtaagtaaatgggccccttagcatagaatatggtagaatttttctaCTATCTTGTTTTTAATGATCTCACTTACCACTGATATCTTTATCAGTAAGGTCAAGATTGTTACTAGATTTTACAGCaacaattgtttgttttttttaaataatgtgagTAACAATATGTATTTCTAtcgctatatatatttatttagaatataTAATTCTAATATTTCTCTTGAATTGCTTTGAAaaggaaatctatttttcaattgCTTCCCAGTGTTCTTCCCTGAGAATAATTTATTCTGTAGTTCTTGCAGATGCCTCTGTTTGCAGTAGTGAGTTCTTGGGGGTTCAGTTCACTTCATCTATAGTAAATGTTAAATGTAATGTTTCATTCTCAGGCCTTAACAATGGGAAAGTATAGACTTACTTGATCACATAGCCTTTAAGGACAAGTAAAGTG contains:
- the kctd16 gene encoding BTB/POZ domain-containing protein KCTD16, with amino-acid sequence MALSGNCRTYAPPRDQGTILQSFPEVVELNVGGQVYFTRHATLTSIPHSLLWKMFTCKRDSVNDLAKDAKGRFFIDRDGFLFRYVLDYLRDRQVVLPDHFPERGRLKREAEYFQLPDLVKLLIPEEVKQSPDDYCHSDYEEVSQGSETRICPSASLMPSDRKWGFVTVGYRGSCTMGRESQADAKFRRVPRILVCGRISLAKEVFGDTLNESRDPDRAPEKYTSRFYLKFKHLERAFDMLSESGFLMVACNSSVTASFVNQYTDDKIWSSYTEYVFYRGPSKWQSSNHCDCCCKNPKGDKEGESGTSCNELSTSSCDSQSEASSPQETVICGPVTRQSNIQTLDRPAKKGPVQILQQSEIRRKSDLLRTLTTGSRESNTSKKKVMKEKLSIEEELEKCIQDFMKIKIPDRFPERKFSWQQDLLRKYHL